From Paenibacillus sp. PK3_47, the proteins below share one genomic window:
- a CDS encoding FAD-dependent oxidoreductase translates to MHRHYVIVGSGVAAVHAAKAIRDQDAESEITIFGEEKHLPYNRIKLTKGLFSDLHSEKVLIKKEKWYRDNRIALQTASRVISIHPERQQVETADGRLTTYHKLLLCMGARNRALAVEGAGLKNVHTIRDLGDADLLKANLAAGQRVVVIGGGVQGLETAWALHEGGYQVSVVEAAPRLMARQLDEASSQQLRVVLEQSGVQVRTHAGVDSITGTEAVSGVILDDQTSIPCEHVVYSIGIVPNTALVKETGIQTRAGVIVNSHLETSAPNIYAAGDLAELDGLVEGLWGGAMEQGKIAGGNMAAEQPAAYRRATPVTLFNVFGVSLFSIGNTDESQCDQSVSSNVNGVYTRIFIRDSKLAGAISWEGAAASLIYKSAIEQGISLEGMDLLNSSLEEIMTLVEARL, encoded by the coding sequence ATGCACAGACATTATGTAATTGTCGGCAGCGGAGTTGCTGCAGTTCATGCGGCCAAGGCAATCCGCGATCAGGATGCGGAATCGGAAATCACTATTTTTGGCGAGGAAAAGCACCTGCCGTACAACCGGATCAAGCTGACCAAAGGCTTGTTCAGTGATCTGCACAGCGAAAAAGTGCTCATCAAGAAAGAGAAATGGTACCGGGATAACCGGATCGCACTCCAAACCGCAAGCCGCGTTATATCTATTCATCCGGAACGCCAGCAGGTGGAGACAGCGGACGGCAGGCTGACAACCTACCATAAGCTGCTGCTCTGCATGGGGGCGCGGAACCGGGCGCTGGCTGTAGAAGGGGCAGGCCTTAAAAATGTCCATACGATCCGGGATCTGGGCGATGCCGACCTGCTGAAAGCGAACCTGGCTGCAGGACAGCGTGTCGTTGTCATCGGCGGCGGCGTTCAAGGCCTCGAGACAGCCTGGGCATTACATGAGGGCGGTTATCAGGTGTCGGTTGTGGAAGCTGCCCCGCGCCTCATGGCAAGACAGCTGGACGAAGCTTCATCACAGCAGCTGCGGGTCGTTCTGGAACAGTCTGGTGTGCAGGTCAGAACACATGCTGGAGTAGATTCTATTACGGGAACGGAAGCCGTCTCCGGCGTAATCCTGGATGACCAGACCTCAATCCCCTGTGAGCATGTGGTGTATTCGATTGGGATCGTTCCAAATACAGCGCTTGTCAAAGAAACCGGAATCCAGACTCGCGCCGGCGTCATTGTGAACAGTCATCTGGAGACAAGTGCACCAAATATATATGCTGCTGGCGATCTTGCCGAACTGGATGGTCTTGTGGAAGGATTATGGGGCGGAGCGATGGAACAGGGAAAGATTGCCGGCGGCAATATGGCTGCCGAACAGCCTGCTGCTTACCGCAGAGCAACACCGGTTACTTTGTTCAACGTCTTTGGCGTCTCGCTGTTCTCGATCGGAAATACGGATGAAAGCCAATGTGACCAGTCCGTTTCGTCCAATGTTAACGGCGTGTATACCCGTATTTTTATTCGGGACAGCAAGCTGGCCGGTGCAATCTCCTGGGAAGGTGCAGCAGCTTCATTAATCTATAAATCCGCAATCGAGCAGGGGATAAGCCTTGAGGGTATGGATTTGCTTAACAGCAGCCTTGAAGAGATCATGACACTGGTTGAGGCGAGATTGTAA
- the rd gene encoding rubredoxin: MKKHICLPCGYIYDPAIGDPDEDVAPGTAFEDLPEDWVCPVCGEDTTHFAPVAEKGAAS; this comes from the coding sequence ATGAAAAAACACATTTGTCTGCCTTGCGGTTATATATACGATCCGGCCATCGGTGATCCGGATGAGGATGTTGCTCCAGGTACGGCGTTTGAAGATTTGCCGGAGGATTGGGTGTGTCCGGTTTGCGGTGAGGATACAACCCATTTTGCACCGGTAGCAGAAAAAGGGGCCGCTTCTTAG